In Burkholderiales bacterium, the following proteins share a genomic window:
- the cysC gene encoding adenylyl-sulfate kinase — METLIAPYGGRLINLIVDEARAAALREEARDLPDLDLSREALCDLELLLNGGYSPLEGYCSQADYFSILRAGRLTDGTWWPWPVVLRLNAKRAQALVPGGRYALRDPEGFMPAVLTVSEVWPADEALEAAVLGQTLGGVCVGGRVEGVAFPPRHDFLDLRLAPVQLRALFQRRGYKRVIAYQTAQPVQRVHEAFAVEASLAREANLLVHGVAGVLPPNEAEYFARVRAWQAAVKHLPPASSLLSLLPLAQLPTGPRGVMLRAILARNFGAAHLIVGGEDTGDTPLRRGADIVAEVEEKLAPTLDAVEVELVPFPRMLYVEEKDQFMGEEEVPPGARAFAYSAGEFHRRLDWGLAIPAWLAWPDVAAALQRAHPPRHQQGFCVFFTGLSGAGKSTLAKALQIKLLEITGRQVTLLDGDIVRKHLSSELGFSREHREINVRRIGFVASEIVKHRGIAISAPIAPYRESRRAVRELIRQYGGFFEVYVSTPIEVCEARDRKGLYAKARAGLIQAFTGVSDPYEVPAHPELSLDTSQLTVDEAVQRILLTLEREGYLR; from the coding sequence ATGGAAACTTTGATTGCGCCATACGGTGGCAGACTCATCAACCTCATCGTGGATGAGGCCCGGGCCGCCGCGCTGCGGGAGGAGGCGCGGGATCTGCCCGACCTCGACCTGAGCCGCGAGGCACTGTGCGATCTGGAGCTCCTCCTCAATGGCGGCTATTCCCCCTTGGAAGGGTATTGCTCCCAGGCGGATTACTTCTCCATCCTCCGCGCCGGGCGGCTTACGGATGGCACCTGGTGGCCCTGGCCGGTGGTGCTGCGGCTTAATGCCAAGCGGGCGCAGGCGCTGGTGCCGGGCGGGCGCTATGCCCTGCGCGACCCGGAAGGCTTCATGCCCGCGGTGCTCACCGTGAGCGAAGTCTGGCCGGCGGACGAGGCCCTCGAGGCGGCGGTCCTCGGTCAGACCCTGGGCGGAGTGTGCGTGGGCGGCCGGGTGGAAGGCGTGGCGTTTCCGCCGCGGCACGATTTCCTTGACCTTAGGCTCGCTCCCGTTCAGCTTCGCGCCCTCTTCCAGCGGCGCGGCTACAAACGCGTCATCGCCTACCAGACGGCGCAGCCCGTACAGCGGGTGCACGAAGCCTTCGCCGTCGAGGCCTCCCTGGCGCGGGAAGCCAATCTCCTCGTGCATGGGGTGGCCGGCGTGCTGCCCCCCAATGAGGCGGAATATTTCGCCCGCGTGCGGGCCTGGCAGGCGGCGGTGAAACACCTGCCCCCCGCCTCCAGCCTGCTGAGCCTTCTACCCCTCGCCCAACTGCCCACGGGTCCGCGCGGGGTGATGCTGCGCGCCATCCTCGCCCGCAACTTCGGCGCCGCCCATCTCATCGTCGGCGGGGAGGACACCGGGGATACCCCCCTCCGGCGCGGCGCCGACATCGTCGCGGAGGTGGAGGAAAAGCTCGCTCCCACTCTCGACGCGGTGGAGGTGGAGCTCGTGCCTTTTCCCCGCATGCTCTACGTGGAGGAAAAAGACCAGTTCATGGGGGAGGAGGAAGTGCCGCCGGGTGCGCGCGCCTTCGCCTATTCCGCCGGGGAATTCCACCGCCGCCTCGACTGGGGGCTCGCCATCCCCGCCTGGCTGGCCTGGCCCGACGTGGCGGCGGCCCTGCAGCGCGCCCACCCGCCCCGTCACCAGCAGGGCTTCTGTGTTTTCTTTACCGGCCTATCCGGCGCAGGCAAATCTACCCTCGCCAAGGCACTGCAGATCAAGCTGCTGGAAATCACCGGGCGCCAGGTCACCCTGCTCGATGGCGACATCGTGCGCAAACACCTGTCCAGCGAGCTGGGTTTCTCCCGGGAACACCGGGAGATCAACGTGCGGCGCATCGGCTTCGTGGCAAGCGAAATCGTCAAACACCGCGGCATTGCCATCTCCGCCCCCATTGCCCCCTACCGGGAAAGCCGGCGTGCGGTGCGGGAGCTGATCCGCCAGTATGGCGGCTTCTTCGAGGTCTATGTCTCCACCCCCATCGAGGTGTGCGAGGCCCGCGACCGCAAGGGACTCTACGCGAAAGCCCGCGCCGGACTCATCCAGGCTTTCACCGGCGTATCCGACCCCTACGAGGTGCCGGCGCATCCGGAGCTTTCCCTCGACACGAGCCAGCTCACCGTGGACGAGGCGGTGCAGCGTATCCTTCTCACCCTGGAGCGGGAGGGGTATCTGCGTTGA
- a CDS encoding acetyltransferase, whose protein sequence is MPHYDVFNGDADGICALHMLRLAHPRDARLITGVKRDIALLARVNAGAGDSLTVLDISLDKNRAALLRLLEAGATVEYFDHHQAGDIPLHPGLTAHIDTGAEWCTSLIVDRHLEGRYRIWAVVAAFGDNLEEAARRAAAPLSLAAAQLALLRELGECLNYNAYGESVDDLYYHPAELYRLVHAHTDPFTFMEQEKAFVLLRQGYAQDMERAQGAHPVYESEAGALYVLPDEAWARRVSGVFGNALASRFPARAHAILTRKPGGYLVSIRAPLTTRRGADELAGRFATGGGRKGAAGINHLPEAELARFIAEFERVFGGQAEGQA, encoded by the coding sequence ATGCCCCACTATGACGTCTTCAACGGCGATGCCGACGGCATCTGCGCCCTGCACATGTTGCGGCTCGCCCATCCCCGGGACGCCCGGCTCATCACCGGCGTGAAGCGGGACATCGCGCTTCTTGCGCGGGTCAACGCCGGCGCGGGGGATTCCCTCACCGTGCTGGACATCTCCCTCGACAAAAACCGCGCCGCACTTTTGCGACTGCTGGAAGCCGGCGCCACGGTGGAATACTTCGATCATCACCAGGCGGGTGACATCCCCCTCCATCCCGGCTTGACCGCCCACATCGACACCGGCGCCGAATGGTGCACCAGCCTCATCGTCGATCGCCATCTCGAGGGTCGGTACCGCATCTGGGCGGTGGTGGCAGCCTTCGGCGACAACCTGGAGGAAGCGGCGCGGCGCGCGGCGGCGCCGCTTTCCCTCGCTGCGGCGCAACTGGCATTGCTGCGCGAGCTGGGTGAATGCCTCAACTACAACGCCTATGGCGAAAGTGTGGACGATCTCTACTATCACCCCGCAGAACTCTATCGCCTCGTTCACGCCCACACCGACCCCTTCACCTTCATGGAGCAGGAGAAGGCTTTCGTCCTCCTCCGGCAGGGCTATGCCCAGGACATGGAACGGGCGCAAGGCGCCCATCCCGTGTACGAATCGGAGGCGGGAGCCCTCTACGTCCTGCCGGACGAGGCCTGGGCGCGGCGGGTGTCGGGCGTGTTCGGCAATGCCCTGGCGAGCCGTTTCCCCGCCCGCGCCCACGCCATCCTCACCCGCAAGCCGGGTGGTTATCTGGTCTCCATCCGTGCGCCCCTCACCACGCGGCGGGGTGCCGATGAATTGGCCGGGCGCTTCGCCACCGGTGGCGGACGCAAGGGCGCGGCGGGCATCAACCATCTGCCGGAGGCGGAGCTTGCCCGCTTCATCGCCGAATTCGAGCGCGTCTTCGGCGGACAGGCTGAGGGGCAGGCGTGA
- a CDS encoding NAD-dependent epimerase/dehydratase family protein — MAPSLSLLIVGGAGDIGSPMVALLLERNVAGADPAGPLGKGHEPETHLIPLALAAARGPLPPLSVFGRDDDTSDGTCIRDDVHLADLAEAHWLALKYLHPALAPLIAHAWAWECRRP; from the coding sequence ATGGCGCCCTCCCTTTCCCTCCTTATCGTTGGCGGGGCCGGTGATATCGGCTCCCCCATGGTGGCCCTGCTGCTGGAGCGCAACGTGGCGGGAGCGGATCCCGCCGGCCCTCTGGGGAAAGGCCACGAGCCGGAAACCCATCTCATCCCCTTGGCGCTGGCCGCGGCGAGGGGACCACTGCCCCCTCTGAGTGTGTTCGGTCGCGACGACGACACCTCCGATGGCACCTGCATCCGCGACGACGTGCACCTGGCGGACCTGGCCGAGGCCCACTGGCTCGCCCTCAAGTATCTACATCCGGCCCTTGCCCCCCTCATCGCCCATGCCTGGGCCTGGGAATGCCGCCGCCCATGA